One genomic region from Equus asinus isolate D_3611 breed Donkey chromosome 8, EquAss-T2T_v2, whole genome shotgun sequence encodes:
- the BAG6 gene encoding large proline-rich protein BAG6 isoform X10: MAPTLRRTPTGQDRGEAQRRDRTQDTSRTTSNRLRKRELSAMEPNDSTSTTMEEPDSLEVLVKTLDSQTRTFIVGAQMNVKEFKEHIAASVSIPSEKQRLIYQGRVLQDDKKLQEYNVGGKVIHLVERAPPQTQLPSGASSGTGSASATHGGGPPPGTRGPGASVHDRNANSYVMVGTFNLPSDGSAVDVHINMEQAPIQSEPRVRLVMAQHMIRDIQTLLSRMECRGGSQAQHSQPPPQTPTVAPEPVALSSQTSEPVESEAPPREPMEAEEVEERAPAQSPELTPSGPAPAGPTPAPETNAPNHPSPAEYVEVLQELQRLESRLQPFLQRYYEVLGAAATTDYNNNQEGREEDQRLINLVGESLRLLGNTFVALSDLRCNLACAPPRHLHVVRPMSHYTTPMVLQQAAIPIQINVGTTVTMTGNGTRPPPAPNAEAPPPGPGQASSLAPSSTTVESSTEGAPPPGPAPPPTTSHPRVIRISHQSVEPVVMMHMNIQDSGTQPGGVPSAPTGPLGPPGHGQTLGQQVPGFPTAPTRVVIARPTPPQARPSHPGGPPVSGALQGAGLGTNASLAQMVSGLVGQLLMQPVLVAQGTPGMAPPPAPATASASAGTTNTATTAGPAPGGPAQPPPPQTSTADLQFSQLLGNLLGPAGPGTGGPGMASPTITVAMPGVPAFLQGMTDFLQAPPPPPPPPPPPPAPEQQTMPPPGSPSGGAGSPGGRGPESLPPEFYTSVVQGVLSSLLGSLGARAGSSESIAAFIQRLSGSSNIFEPGADGALGFFGALLSLLCQNFSMVDVVMLLHGHFQPLQRLQPQLRSFFHQHYLGGQEPTPGNIRTATHTLITGLEEYVRESFSLVQVQPGVDIIRTNLEFLQEQFNSIAAHVLHCTDSGFGARLLELCNQGLFECLALNLHCLGGQQMELAAVINGRIRRMSRGVNPSLVSWLTTMMGLRLQVVLEHMPVGPDAILRYVRRIGDPPQPLSEEPMEVQGSERTSPEPQRENASPAPGTTAEEAMSRGPPPAPEGGSRDEQDGASAETEPWAAAVPPEWVPIIQQDIQSQRKVKPQPPLSDAYLSGMPAKRRKTMQGEGPQLLLSEAVSRAAKAAGARPLTSPESLSRDLEAPEVQESYRQQLRADIQKRLQEDPNYSPQRFPNAHRAFADDP, translated from the exons ATGGCGCCCACACTCCGCAGAACGCCCACCGGGCAGGACCGAGGTGAGGCCCAACGACGCGATCGCACGCAAGACACCTCGCGAACCACCTCCAACCGCCTACGAAAAAG AGAACTGTCGGCCATGGAGCCCAATGATAGTACCAGTACCACTATGGAAGAGCCTGACAGCCTGGAGGTGCTGGTGAAGACTCTGGACTCTCAGACTCGGACCTTTATTGTGGGGGCCCAG ATGAATGTAAAGGAGTTTAAGGAGCACATTGCTGCCTCTGTCAGCATCCCTTCTGAGAAACAACGGCTCATCTACCAGGGACGAGTTCTACAGGATGATAAGAAGCTCCAGGAATACA aTGTTGGGGGAAAGGTTATCCACCTTGTGGAACGGGCTCCTCCTCAGACTCAGCTCCCTTCTGGGGCATCTTCTGGGACAGGGTCTGCCTCAGCCACCCATGGTGGGGGACCCCCCCCTGGTACTCGGGGGCCTGGGGCCTCTGTTCATGACCGGAATGCCAACAGCTATGTCATGGTTGGAACCTTCAATCTTCCT AGTGACGGCTCTGCTGTGGATGTTCACATCAACATGGAACAGGCCCCGATTCAG AGTGAGCCCCGAGTACGGCTGGTGATGGCTCAGCATATGATCAGGGACATACAAACCTTACTCTCCCGGATGGAG TGTCGAGGGGGATCCCAAGCACAGCACAGTCAGCCGCCCCCGCAGACACCAACTGTGGCCCCGGAGCCAGTAGCTTTGAGCTCTCAAACATCAGAACCGGTTGAAAGCGAAGCACCTCCTCGGGAGCCCATGGAGGCAGAAGAAGTGGAGGAGCGTGCCCCAGCCCAGAGCCCGGAGCTCACCCCTTCTGGCCCAGCCCCAGCGGGCCCAACGCCGGCCCCAGAGACAAATGCACCCAA CCATCCCTCCCCTGCGGAGTATGTTGAGGTGCTCCAGGAACTACAGCGGCTTGAGAGCCGCCTCCAGCCCTTCCTGCAGCGCTACTATGAAGTTCTGGGTGCTGCTGCCACCACGGACTACAACAATAAT CAAGAAGGCCGTGAAGAGGACCAGCGCCTGATCAACCTGGTCGGGGAGAGCCTGCGGCTGCTGGGCAACACCTTTGTGGCACTGTCTGACCTGCGCTGCAATCTGGCCTGTGCGCCCCCGCGACACCTGCATGTGGTCCGGCCTATGTCTCATTACACCACCCCCATGGTGCTCCAGCAGGCAGCCATCCCCATCCAG ATCAATGTGGGGACCACTGTGACCATGACGGGGAATGGGACTCGGCCCCCCCCGGCTCCCAATGCAGAGGCACCTCCCCCTGGTCCTGGGCAGGCCTCATCCCTGGCTCCCTCTTCGACCACTGTCGAGTCTTCAACTGAGGGGGCTCCCCCCCCAGGACCAGCTCCCCCACCGACCACCAGCCACCCGAGGGTCATCCGGATTTCCCACCAGAGCGTGGAACCCGTGGTCATGATGCACATGAACATTCAAG ATTCTGGCACACAGCCTGGTGGAGTTCCGAGTGCTCCCACTGGCCCCCTAGGACCCCCTGGTCATGGCCAGACCCTGG GACAGCAGGTCCCAGGCTTCCCGACAGCTCCAACCCGGGTGGTGATTGCCCGGCCCACCCCTCCACAGGCTAGGCCTTCCCATCCTGGGGGCCCCCCAGTCTCAGGGGCTCTG CAGGGCGCTGGGCTGGGTACCAATGCCTCCTTGGCCCAGATGGTGAGCGGCCTTGTGGGGCAGCTTCTTATGCAACCTGTCCTTGTGG CTCAGGGGACCCCAGGAATGGCTccacctccagctcctgccacTGCTTCAGCCAGTGCTGGCACCACCAACACAGCTACCACAGCAGGCCCGGCCCCGGGGGGGCCTGCCCAGCCTCCACCCCCTCAAACCTCCACTGCTGATCTTCAATTCTCTCAGCTCTTGGGGAACCTGCTGGGGCCTGCAGGGCCAGGGACTGGAGGGCCTGGCATGGCTTCTCCCACCATCACTGTGGCGATGCCTGGTGTCCCTGCCTTTCTCCAAGGCATGACTGACTTCTTGCAG gcccctccacctcctccaccacccccacccccacccccggccccagAGCAGCAGACCATGCCCCCACCAGGGTCCCCTTCTGGTGGCGCAGGGAGTCCTGGAGGCCGGGGTCCTGAGAGCCTGCCACCAGAGTTTTATACCTCGGTGGTGCAGGGTGTGCTAAGCTCCCTGCTGGGCTCCTTGGGGGCTCGGGCTGGCAGCAGTGAAAGTATCGCTGCTTTCATACAACGCCTCAGTGGATCCAGCAACATTTTTGAGCCTGGAGCTGATGGGGCCCTCG gctTCTTTGGGGCCCTGCTTTCTCTTCTGTGCCAGAACTTTTCCATGGTGGATGTGGTGATGCTTCTCCACGGGCATTTCCAGCCACTGCAGCGGCTCCAGCCCCAGCTGCGATCCTTCTTCCACCAGCACTACCTGGGTGGCCAGGAGCCCACACCTGGTAACATCAGG ACGGCCACCCACACCTTGATCACGGGGTTAGAAGAATATGTGCGGGAGAGTTTT TCTTTGGTGCAGGTTCAGCCAGGTGTGGACATCATCCGGACAAACCTGGAATTTCTCCAAGAGCAGTTTAATAGCATTGCTGCTCATGTGCTGCACTGCACAG ACAGTGGATTTGGGGCCCGTTTGCTGGAGTTGTGTAACCAGGGCCTGTTTGAATGTCTGGCCTTGAACCTGCACTGCTTGGGAGGACAGCAGATGGAGCTTGCGGCTGTCATCAATGGCCGAATT CGTCGCATGTCTCGTGGGGTAAATCCGTCCTTGGTAAGCTGGCTCACCACAATGATGGGACTGAGGCTTCAGGTGGTACTGGAGCACATGCCGGTAGGCCCTGATGCCATCCTCAGATATGTTCGCAGGATTGGTGATCCCCCGCAG CCACTTTCTGAGGAGCCAATGGAAGTTCAGGGATCAGAGAGAACTTCCCCTGAGCCTCAG CGAGAGAatgcttccccagcccctgggacaACAGCAGAAGAGGCTATGTCCCGAGGTCCACCTCCTGCCCCTGAGGGGGGCTCCCGAGATGAACAGGATGGAGCTTCAGCTGAGACAGAACCTTGGGCAGCTGCAGTCCCCCCA gaatgGGTCCCTATTATCCAGCAGGACATTCAAAGCCAGCGGAAGGTGAAACCACAGCCCCCCCTGAGTGACGCCTACCTCAGTGGTATGCCTGCCAAGAGACGCAAG ACGATGCAGGGTGAGGGCCCCCAGCTGCTTCTCTCAGAGGCCGTGAGCCGGGCAGCTAAGGCAGCCGGAGCTCGGCCCCTGACAAGCCCCGAGAGCCTGAGCCGGGACCTGGAGGCACCAGAGGTTCAGGAGAGCTACAGGCAGCAG CTCCGGGCTGATATACAAAAGCGACTGCAGGAAGACCCCAATTACAGCCCCCAGCGCTTCCCTAATGCCCACCGGGCCTTTGCTGACGATCCCTAG
- the BAG6 gene encoding large proline-rich protein BAG6 isoform X7, whose product MAPTLRRTPTGQDRGEAQRRDRTQDTSRTTSNRLRKRELSAMEPNDSTSTTMEEPDSLEVLVKTLDSQTRTFIVGAQMNVKEFKEHIAASVSIPSEKQRLIYQGRVLQDDKKLQEYNVGGKVIHLVERAPPQTQLPSGASSGTGSASATHGGGPPPGTRGPGASVHDRNANSYVMVGTFNLPSDGSAVDVHINMEQAPIQSEPRVRLVMAQHMIRDIQTLLSRMECRGGSQAQHSQPPPQTPTVAPEPVALSSQTSEPVESEAPPREPMEAEEVEERAPAQSPELTPSGPAPAGPTPAPETNAPNHPSPAEYVEVLQELQRLESRLQPFLQRYYEVLGAAATTDYNNNQEGREEDQRLINLVGESLRLLGNTFVALSDLRCNLACAPPRHLHVVRPMSHYTTPMVLQQAAIPIQINVGTTVTMTGNGTRPPPAPNAEAPPPGPGQASSLAPSSTTVESSTEGAPPPGPAPPPTTSHPRVIRISHQSVEPVVMMHMNIQDSGTQPGGVPSAPTGPLGPPGHGQTLGSTLIQLPSLPPEFMHAVAHQITHQAMVAAVASAAAGQQVPGFPTAPTRVVIARPTPPQARPSHPGGPPVSGALQGAGLGTNASLAQMVSGLVGQLLMQPVLVAQGTPGMAPPPAPATASASAGTTNTATTAGPAPGGPAQPPPPQTSTADLQFSQLLGNLLGPAGPGTGGPGMASPTITVAMPGVPAFLQGMTDFLQAPPPPPPPPPPPPAPEQQTMPPPGSPSGGAGSPGGRGPESLPPEFYTSVVQGVLSSLLGSLGARAGSSESIAAFIQRLSGSSNIFEPGADGALGFFGALLSLLCQNFSMVDVVMLLHGHFQPLQRLQPQLRSFFHQHYLGGQEPTPGNIRTATHTLITGLEEYVRESFSLVQVQPGVDIIRTNLEFLQEQFNSIAAHVLHCTDSGFGARLLELCNQGLFECLALNLHCLGGQQMELAAVINGRIRRMSRGVNPSLVSWLTTMMGLRLQVVLEHMPVGPDAILRYVRRIGDPPQPLSEEPMEVQGSERTSPEPQRENASPAPGTTAEEAMSRGPPPAPEGGSRDEQDGASAETEPWAAAVPPEWVPIIQQDIQSQRKVKPQPPLSDAYLSGMPAKRRKTMQGEGPQLLLSEAVSRAAKAAGARPLTSPESLSRDLEAPEVQESYRQQLRADIQKRLQEDPNYSPQRFPNAHRAFADDP is encoded by the exons ATGGCGCCCACACTCCGCAGAACGCCCACCGGGCAGGACCGAGGTGAGGCCCAACGACGCGATCGCACGCAAGACACCTCGCGAACCACCTCCAACCGCCTACGAAAAAG AGAACTGTCGGCCATGGAGCCCAATGATAGTACCAGTACCACTATGGAAGAGCCTGACAGCCTGGAGGTGCTGGTGAAGACTCTGGACTCTCAGACTCGGACCTTTATTGTGGGGGCCCAG ATGAATGTAAAGGAGTTTAAGGAGCACATTGCTGCCTCTGTCAGCATCCCTTCTGAGAAACAACGGCTCATCTACCAGGGACGAGTTCTACAGGATGATAAGAAGCTCCAGGAATACA aTGTTGGGGGAAAGGTTATCCACCTTGTGGAACGGGCTCCTCCTCAGACTCAGCTCCCTTCTGGGGCATCTTCTGGGACAGGGTCTGCCTCAGCCACCCATGGTGGGGGACCCCCCCCTGGTACTCGGGGGCCTGGGGCCTCTGTTCATGACCGGAATGCCAACAGCTATGTCATGGTTGGAACCTTCAATCTTCCT AGTGACGGCTCTGCTGTGGATGTTCACATCAACATGGAACAGGCCCCGATTCAG AGTGAGCCCCGAGTACGGCTGGTGATGGCTCAGCATATGATCAGGGACATACAAACCTTACTCTCCCGGATGGAG TGTCGAGGGGGATCCCAAGCACAGCACAGTCAGCCGCCCCCGCAGACACCAACTGTGGCCCCGGAGCCAGTAGCTTTGAGCTCTCAAACATCAGAACCGGTTGAAAGCGAAGCACCTCCTCGGGAGCCCATGGAGGCAGAAGAAGTGGAGGAGCGTGCCCCAGCCCAGAGCCCGGAGCTCACCCCTTCTGGCCCAGCCCCAGCGGGCCCAACGCCGGCCCCAGAGACAAATGCACCCAA CCATCCCTCCCCTGCGGAGTATGTTGAGGTGCTCCAGGAACTACAGCGGCTTGAGAGCCGCCTCCAGCCCTTCCTGCAGCGCTACTATGAAGTTCTGGGTGCTGCTGCCACCACGGACTACAACAATAAT CAAGAAGGCCGTGAAGAGGACCAGCGCCTGATCAACCTGGTCGGGGAGAGCCTGCGGCTGCTGGGCAACACCTTTGTGGCACTGTCTGACCTGCGCTGCAATCTGGCCTGTGCGCCCCCGCGACACCTGCATGTGGTCCGGCCTATGTCTCATTACACCACCCCCATGGTGCTCCAGCAGGCAGCCATCCCCATCCAG ATCAATGTGGGGACCACTGTGACCATGACGGGGAATGGGACTCGGCCCCCCCCGGCTCCCAATGCAGAGGCACCTCCCCCTGGTCCTGGGCAGGCCTCATCCCTGGCTCCCTCTTCGACCACTGTCGAGTCTTCAACTGAGGGGGCTCCCCCCCCAGGACCAGCTCCCCCACCGACCACCAGCCACCCGAGGGTCATCCGGATTTCCCACCAGAGCGTGGAACCCGTGGTCATGATGCACATGAACATTCAAG ATTCTGGCACACAGCCTGGTGGAGTTCCGAGTGCTCCCACTGGCCCCCTAGGACCCCCTGGTCATGGCCAGACCCTGG GCTCCACCCTCATCCagctgccctccctgccccctgagTTCATGCACGCCGTCGCCCACCagatcactcatcaggccatggtggcAGCTGTTGCCTCCGCGGCCGCAG GACAGCAGGTCCCAGGCTTCCCGACAGCTCCAACCCGGGTGGTGATTGCCCGGCCCACCCCTCCACAGGCTAGGCCTTCCCATCCTGGGGGCCCCCCAGTCTCAGGGGCTCTG CAGGGCGCTGGGCTGGGTACCAATGCCTCCTTGGCCCAGATGGTGAGCGGCCTTGTGGGGCAGCTTCTTATGCAACCTGTCCTTGTGG CTCAGGGGACCCCAGGAATGGCTccacctccagctcctgccacTGCTTCAGCCAGTGCTGGCACCACCAACACAGCTACCACAGCAGGCCCGGCCCCGGGGGGGCCTGCCCAGCCTCCACCCCCTCAAACCTCCACTGCTGATCTTCAATTCTCTCAGCTCTTGGGGAACCTGCTGGGGCCTGCAGGGCCAGGGACTGGAGGGCCTGGCATGGCTTCTCCCACCATCACTGTGGCGATGCCTGGTGTCCCTGCCTTTCTCCAAGGCATGACTGACTTCTTGCAG gcccctccacctcctccaccacccccacccccacccccggccccagAGCAGCAGACCATGCCCCCACCAGGGTCCCCTTCTGGTGGCGCAGGGAGTCCTGGAGGCCGGGGTCCTGAGAGCCTGCCACCAGAGTTTTATACCTCGGTGGTGCAGGGTGTGCTAAGCTCCCTGCTGGGCTCCTTGGGGGCTCGGGCTGGCAGCAGTGAAAGTATCGCTGCTTTCATACAACGCCTCAGTGGATCCAGCAACATTTTTGAGCCTGGAGCTGATGGGGCCCTCG gctTCTTTGGGGCCCTGCTTTCTCTTCTGTGCCAGAACTTTTCCATGGTGGATGTGGTGATGCTTCTCCACGGGCATTTCCAGCCACTGCAGCGGCTCCAGCCCCAGCTGCGATCCTTCTTCCACCAGCACTACCTGGGTGGCCAGGAGCCCACACCTGGTAACATCAGG ACGGCCACCCACACCTTGATCACGGGGTTAGAAGAATATGTGCGGGAGAGTTTT TCTTTGGTGCAGGTTCAGCCAGGTGTGGACATCATCCGGACAAACCTGGAATTTCTCCAAGAGCAGTTTAATAGCATTGCTGCTCATGTGCTGCACTGCACAG ACAGTGGATTTGGGGCCCGTTTGCTGGAGTTGTGTAACCAGGGCCTGTTTGAATGTCTGGCCTTGAACCTGCACTGCTTGGGAGGACAGCAGATGGAGCTTGCGGCTGTCATCAATGGCCGAATT CGTCGCATGTCTCGTGGGGTAAATCCGTCCTTGGTAAGCTGGCTCACCACAATGATGGGACTGAGGCTTCAGGTGGTACTGGAGCACATGCCGGTAGGCCCTGATGCCATCCTCAGATATGTTCGCAGGATTGGTGATCCCCCGCAG CCACTTTCTGAGGAGCCAATGGAAGTTCAGGGATCAGAGAGAACTTCCCCTGAGCCTCAG CGAGAGAatgcttccccagcccctgggacaACAGCAGAAGAGGCTATGTCCCGAGGTCCACCTCCTGCCCCTGAGGGGGGCTCCCGAGATGAACAGGATGGAGCTTCAGCTGAGACAGAACCTTGGGCAGCTGCAGTCCCCCCA gaatgGGTCCCTATTATCCAGCAGGACATTCAAAGCCAGCGGAAGGTGAAACCACAGCCCCCCCTGAGTGACGCCTACCTCAGTGGTATGCCTGCCAAGAGACGCAAG ACGATGCAGGGTGAGGGCCCCCAGCTGCTTCTCTCAGAGGCCGTGAGCCGGGCAGCTAAGGCAGCCGGAGCTCGGCCCCTGACAAGCCCCGAGAGCCTGAGCCGGGACCTGGAGGCACCAGAGGTTCAGGAGAGCTACAGGCAGCAG CTCCGGGCTGATATACAAAAGCGACTGCAGGAAGACCCCAATTACAGCCCCCAGCGCTTCCCTAATGCCCACCGGGCCTTTGCTGACGATCCCTAG
- the BAG6 gene encoding large proline-rich protein BAG6 isoform X3: MEPNDSTSTTMEEPDSLEVLVKTLDSQTRTFIVGAQMNVKEFKEHIAASVSIPSEKQRLIYQGRVLQDDKKLQEYNVGGKVIHLVERAPPQTQLPSGASSGTGSASATHGGGPPPGTRGPGASVHDRNANSYVMVGTFNLPSDGSAVDVHINMEQAPIQSEPRVRLVMAQHMIRDIQTLLSRMECRGGSQAQHSQPPPQTPTVAPEPVALSSQTSEPVESEAPPREPMEAEEVEERAPAQSPELTPSGPAPAGPTPAPETNAPNHPSPAEYVEVLQELQRLESRLQPFLQRYYEVLGAAATTDYNNNQEGREEDQRLINLVGESLRLLGNTFVALSDLRCNLACAPPRHLHVVRPMSHYTTPMVLQQAAIPIQINVGTTVTMTGNGTRPPPAPNAEAPPPGPGQASSLAPSSTTVESSTEGAPPPGPAPPPTTSHPRVIRISHQSVEPVVMMHMNIQDSGTQPGGVPSAPTGPLGPPGHGQTLGQQVPGFPTAPTRVVIARPTPPQARPSHPGGPPVSGALQGAGLGTNASLAQMVSGLVGQLLMQPVLVAQGTPGMAPPPAPATASASAGTTNTATTAGPAPGGPAQPPPPQTSTADLQFSQLLGNLLGPAGPGTGGPGMASPTITVAMPGVPAFLQGMTDFLQAPPPPPPPPPPPPAPEQQTMPPPGSPSGGAGSPGGRGPESLPPEFYTSVVQGVLSSLLGSLGARAGSSESIAAFIQRLSGSSNIFEPGADGALGFFGALLSLLCQNFSMVDVVMLLHGHFQPLQRLQPQLRSFFHQHYLGGQEPTPGNIRTATHTLITGLEEYVRESFSLVQVQPGVDIIRTNLEFLQEQFNSIAAHVLHCTDSGFGARLLELCNQGLFECLALNLHCLGGQQMELAAVINGRIRRMSRGVNPSLVSWLTTMMGLRLQVVLEHMPVGPDAILRYVRRIGDPPQPLSEEPMEVQGSERTSPEPQRENASPAPGTTAEEAMSRGPPPAPEGGSRDEQDGASAETEPWAAAVPPEWVPIIQQDIQSQRKVKPQPPLSDAYLSGMPAKRRKTMQGEGPQLLLSEAVSRAAKAAGARPLTSPESLSRDLEAPEVQESYRQQLRADIQKRLQEDPNYSPQRFPNAHRAFADDP; this comes from the exons ATGGAGCCCAATGATAGTACCAGTACCACTATGGAAGAGCCTGACAGCCTGGAGGTGCTGGTGAAGACTCTGGACTCTCAGACTCGGACCTTTATTGTGGGGGCCCAG ATGAATGTAAAGGAGTTTAAGGAGCACATTGCTGCCTCTGTCAGCATCCCTTCTGAGAAACAACGGCTCATCTACCAGGGACGAGTTCTACAGGATGATAAGAAGCTCCAGGAATACA aTGTTGGGGGAAAGGTTATCCACCTTGTGGAACGGGCTCCTCCTCAGACTCAGCTCCCTTCTGGGGCATCTTCTGGGACAGGGTCTGCCTCAGCCACCCATGGTGGGGGACCCCCCCCTGGTACTCGGGGGCCTGGGGCCTCTGTTCATGACCGGAATGCCAACAGCTATGTCATGGTTGGAACCTTCAATCTTCCT AGTGACGGCTCTGCTGTGGATGTTCACATCAACATGGAACAGGCCCCGATTCAG AGTGAGCCCCGAGTACGGCTGGTGATGGCTCAGCATATGATCAGGGACATACAAACCTTACTCTCCCGGATGGAG TGTCGAGGGGGATCCCAAGCACAGCACAGTCAGCCGCCCCCGCAGACACCAACTGTGGCCCCGGAGCCAGTAGCTTTGAGCTCTCAAACATCAGAACCGGTTGAAAGCGAAGCACCTCCTCGGGAGCCCATGGAGGCAGAAGAAGTGGAGGAGCGTGCCCCAGCCCAGAGCCCGGAGCTCACCCCTTCTGGCCCAGCCCCAGCGGGCCCAACGCCGGCCCCAGAGACAAATGCACCCAA CCATCCCTCCCCTGCGGAGTATGTTGAGGTGCTCCAGGAACTACAGCGGCTTGAGAGCCGCCTCCAGCCCTTCCTGCAGCGCTACTATGAAGTTCTGGGTGCTGCTGCCACCACGGACTACAACAATAAT CAAGAAGGCCGTGAAGAGGACCAGCGCCTGATCAACCTGGTCGGGGAGAGCCTGCGGCTGCTGGGCAACACCTTTGTGGCACTGTCTGACCTGCGCTGCAATCTGGCCTGTGCGCCCCCGCGACACCTGCATGTGGTCCGGCCTATGTCTCATTACACCACCCCCATGGTGCTCCAGCAGGCAGCCATCCCCATCCAG ATCAATGTGGGGACCACTGTGACCATGACGGGGAATGGGACTCGGCCCCCCCCGGCTCCCAATGCAGAGGCACCTCCCCCTGGTCCTGGGCAGGCCTCATCCCTGGCTCCCTCTTCGACCACTGTCGAGTCTTCAACTGAGGGGGCTCCCCCCCCAGGACCAGCTCCCCCACCGACCACCAGCCACCCGAGGGTCATCCGGATTTCCCACCAGAGCGTGGAACCCGTGGTCATGATGCACATGAACATTCAAG ATTCTGGCACACAGCCTGGTGGAGTTCCGAGTGCTCCCACTGGCCCCCTAGGACCCCCTGGTCATGGCCAGACCCTGG GACAGCAGGTCCCAGGCTTCCCGACAGCTCCAACCCGGGTGGTGATTGCCCGGCCCACCCCTCCACAGGCTAGGCCTTCCCATCCTGGGGGCCCCCCAGTCTCAGGGGCTCTG CAGGGCGCTGGGCTGGGTACCAATGCCTCCTTGGCCCAGATGGTGAGCGGCCTTGTGGGGCAGCTTCTTATGCAACCTGTCCTTGTGG CTCAGGGGACCCCAGGAATGGCTccacctccagctcctgccacTGCTTCAGCCAGTGCTGGCACCACCAACACAGCTACCACAGCAGGCCCGGCCCCGGGGGGGCCTGCCCAGCCTCCACCCCCTCAAACCTCCACTGCTGATCTTCAATTCTCTCAGCTCTTGGGGAACCTGCTGGGGCCTGCAGGGCCAGGGACTGGAGGGCCTGGCATGGCTTCTCCCACCATCACTGTGGCGATGCCTGGTGTCCCTGCCTTTCTCCAAGGCATGACTGACTTCTTGCAG gcccctccacctcctccaccacccccacccccacccccggccccagAGCAGCAGACCATGCCCCCACCAGGGTCCCCTTCTGGTGGCGCAGGGAGTCCTGGAGGCCGGGGTCCTGAGAGCCTGCCACCAGAGTTTTATACCTCGGTGGTGCAGGGTGTGCTAAGCTCCCTGCTGGGCTCCTTGGGGGCTCGGGCTGGCAGCAGTGAAAGTATCGCTGCTTTCATACAACGCCTCAGTGGATCCAGCAACATTTTTGAGCCTGGAGCTGATGGGGCCCTCG gctTCTTTGGGGCCCTGCTTTCTCTTCTGTGCCAGAACTTTTCCATGGTGGATGTGGTGATGCTTCTCCACGGGCATTTCCAGCCACTGCAGCGGCTCCAGCCCCAGCTGCGATCCTTCTTCCACCAGCACTACCTGGGTGGCCAGGAGCCCACACCTGGTAACATCAGG ACGGCCACCCACACCTTGATCACGGGGTTAGAAGAATATGTGCGGGAGAGTTTT TCTTTGGTGCAGGTTCAGCCAGGTGTGGACATCATCCGGACAAACCTGGAATTTCTCCAAGAGCAGTTTAATAGCATTGCTGCTCATGTGCTGCACTGCACAG ACAGTGGATTTGGGGCCCGTTTGCTGGAGTTGTGTAACCAGGGCCTGTTTGAATGTCTGGCCTTGAACCTGCACTGCTTGGGAGGACAGCAGATGGAGCTTGCGGCTGTCATCAATGGCCGAATT CGTCGCATGTCTCGTGGGGTAAATCCGTCCTTGGTAAGCTGGCTCACCACAATGATGGGACTGAGGCTTCAGGTGGTACTGGAGCACATGCCGGTAGGCCCTGATGCCATCCTCAGATATGTTCGCAGGATTGGTGATCCCCCGCAG CCACTTTCTGAGGAGCCAATGGAAGTTCAGGGATCAGAGAGAACTTCCCCTGAGCCTCAG CGAGAGAatgcttccccagcccctgggacaACAGCAGAAGAGGCTATGTCCCGAGGTCCACCTCCTGCCCCTGAGGGGGGCTCCCGAGATGAACAGGATGGAGCTTCAGCTGAGACAGAACCTTGGGCAGCTGCAGTCCCCCCA gaatgGGTCCCTATTATCCAGCAGGACATTCAAAGCCAGCGGAAGGTGAAACCACAGCCCCCCCTGAGTGACGCCTACCTCAGTGGTATGCCTGCCAAGAGACGCAAG ACGATGCAGGGTGAGGGCCCCCAGCTGCTTCTCTCAGAGGCCGTGAGCCGGGCAGCTAAGGCAGCCGGAGCTCGGCCCCTGACAAGCCCCGAGAGCCTGAGCCGGGACCTGGAGGCACCAGAGGTTCAGGAGAGCTACAGGCAGCAG CTCCGGGCTGATATACAAAAGCGACTGCAGGAAGACCCCAATTACAGCCCCCAGCGCTTCCCTAATGCCCACCGGGCCTTTGCTGACGATCCCTAG